From one Dermacentor andersoni chromosome 1, qqDerAnde1_hic_scaffold, whole genome shotgun sequence genomic stretch:
- the LOC126547753 gene encoding protein D1-like, translating to MIFLQVSSVFILLTLWSGVQAEQFMGEYVSTVKSPFSSQEQLQPETDLWTAAGLVEDLSLGAAPVALLKVAYGTTSVTINGTLTPEETAEVPAVALVGAINCMPPFSLVMLDPDAPSREHPTLRSWLHWMVVNAESTRRLDKGEVAMPYNGPTPPEGSGPHRYVFLAFCQGGKRVGVMKFQSRRRKKFHLKNFRKKIGNVVPFGGTFFYAENVGMMKSPPRQLRQQELKI from the coding sequence ATGATCTTCCTCCAGGTCTCGTCAGTGTTCATTCTCTTGACACTGTGGAGCGGCGTACAAGCGGAGCAGTTCATGGGGGAGTACGTTTCGACGGTGAAATCGCCATTTTCCTCGCAAgagcagttgcagccggagacgGACCTGTGGACAGCTGCGGGATTGGTGGAGGATCTTTCGCTGGGTGCTGCGCCAGTGGCCCTCCTAAAGGTCGCTTACGGGACAACTTCGGTGACGATTAACGGTACGCTGACGCCCGAGGAGACCGCCGAAGTTCCCGCGGTAGCTCTGGTCGGCGCCATAAACTGCATGCCACCGTTCTCTCTGGTCATGTTGGACCCGGACGCGCCGAGCCGTGAACACCCTACACTCCGCAGCTGGTTGCACTGGATGGTTGTCAACGCCGAAAGCACACGGAGGCTGGACAAAGGCGAAGTGGCGATGCCGTATAACGGTCCAACTCCTCCCGAAGGGTCGGGACCTCATCGATACGTCTTCTTAGCCTTCTGTCAAGGCGGCAAGCGCGTGGGGGTTATGAAATTCCAGAGCCGGCGTAGGAAgaaatttcatttgaaaaattTCCGAAAGAAAATAGGCAACGTGGTGCCGTTCGGTGGCACCTTCTTTTACGCCGAGAACGTCGGAATGATGAAAAGTCCCCCAAGGCAACTTCGGCAGCAAGAATTGAAAATTTAA